A single genomic interval of Thermus antranikianii DSM 12462 harbors:
- the alr gene encoding alanine racemase, whose translation MGHATAHPGHGRSSYLEARAWIEVDLKALEANWLLLKAKARGEVIPVLKAEAYGHGALPLARFLFQKGARWVAVATVSEGRTLREGGVDGEILLLGSLHPLEAEEVLRLNLLPTLSTLEAAQALAGRARALGLTPRAHLKVDTGMNRVGFPWEKAKDALLAVEALGIRVEGVYTHLATAGEDEAFVEVQRSRFQRVREALGEGYFYHLENSYGLLLHGGENVRVGLALYGLIPGFSLKPILRLLARPTLVKQLGPGDRVGYGGEYVARGGEWLLTLPVGYADGLPRGAVRFVKGPEGDLYPVAGRISMDQTTVLSPGPLSLEAVLEVLSPDFGPTGLCAWAEARGTIPYEVAVHLSRRLPRVYRYGEEVWEVLN comes from the coding sequence ATGGGTCACGCCACAGCGCACCCCGGTCACGGGCGAAGCTCGTACCTTGAGGCCCGCGCCTGGATAGAGGTGGACCTTAAGGCCCTCGAGGCCAACTGGCTCCTCCTTAAGGCCAAGGCCAGGGGAGAGGTCATCCCGGTCCTCAAGGCCGAGGCCTATGGGCATGGAGCCTTACCCCTGGCCCGGTTCCTCTTCCAAAAGGGGGCCAGGTGGGTGGCGGTGGCCACGGTGAGCGAGGGAAGGACCCTGCGGGAAGGCGGGGTGGATGGGGAGATCCTCCTGTTGGGAAGCCTCCATCCCCTGGAGGCGGAGGAGGTATTGCGCCTTAACCTGCTGCCCACCCTCTCCACCCTCGAGGCAGCCCAGGCCCTGGCGGGTAGGGCCCGGGCCCTGGGCCTAACCCCCAGGGCCCACCTCAAGGTGGACACGGGGATGAACCGGGTGGGCTTTCCCTGGGAGAAGGCCAAGGATGCCCTCCTGGCGGTGGAGGCCTTGGGGATAAGGGTGGAGGGAGTCTACACCCACCTGGCCACCGCCGGGGAGGACGAGGCTTTCGTGGAGGTGCAGAGAAGCCGCTTCCAAAGGGTGCGGGAGGCTTTGGGGGAAGGCTACTTCTACCACCTGGAAAACTCCTACGGGCTTCTGCTGCACGGGGGGGAGAACGTGCGGGTGGGTCTTGCCCTCTATGGCCTCATCCCGGGTTTCAGCCTAAAGCCCATCCTCCGCCTTCTCGCCCGGCCCACCCTGGTGAAGCAGCTGGGGCCGGGGGATCGGGTGGGCTACGGAGGGGAGTACGTGGCCCGGGGTGGGGAGTGGCTCTTGACCTTGCCCGTGGGTTATGCCGACGGTCTTCCCCGGGGGGCGGTGCGCTTCGTGAAGGGTCCCGAAGGAGACCTTTACCCGGTGGCGGGCCGTATCTCCATGGACCAGACCACGGTTCTTTCCCCGGGGCCTTTGTCCCTGGAGGCGGTCTTGGAAGTGCTCTCCCCGGATTTCGGCCCCACGGGGCTTTGCGCCTGGGCCGAGGCCCGGGGGACCATCCCTTACGAGGTAGCGGTGCACCTTTCCCGGAGGCTTCCTCGGGTTTACCGTTATGGCGAGGAGGTGTGGGAGGTTCTAAACTAG
- a CDS encoding primosomal protein N' — MRLLQVALPLPLPPMTYLPPLGQEEVDGEEALGKRIAVPWRGEVRVGVVVGEGGRPSHALRHAIAYLDSRPYLRPEEILFLEEAARYLFAPLGQVLADFLPPFPELRHRVRLYPGADPALLPKGLEGLVTWQEAKGFDPKLLDYLREAGVLQEEVAFKEGRKVLVPLEKRHPDPLLDAVLQVLWTLGQAESLAALARAAGVGVGRVKRLLAEGYIGYGTPREPSPAGEPLKPLFLPERPERLNGGRLGERMRFLAGLVAKGSHLVLFPEVSLLERFLRHFPQARPYHGGLSREAREALFRQPGGLIFATYGGLLLPFTPDSLVVVEEGSESYKLPSGTRAFVPPLAELRARLLGVPLTYLSLVPAVEVLEKPGLAFPVPKPRVLLLDLRKEKGYPLVGRAWALLRQVEEKGRQALVLSPRLGYSALLLCADCGYKPTCPNCALPLRYHKGGRGELVCHQCGHREPPPVLCPECGSPLLEPKGPGLEWLQEELKERLSLPVYRYSKEGKDDLGPLLKGEPGVVVGTTAFLRGPVLPELALVLLPYADGFLYDSDFRAAERYHRLLWALTELRPGRRPLLVLQTYTPDHPVHQALLEGSVEVFPWREKALREALDYPPKVRMVKLEVAHRKEERALEEAYGLLSALKGVAREGEVLGPAPAPVPRVKGMYVFHLLLKGSTERLRELLSHLDRRRFKLDPDPHRFVGLLED, encoded by the coding sequence ATGCGCCTTCTTCAGGTGGCCTTACCCCTGCCCCTTCCCCCTATGACCTACCTGCCTCCCCTGGGCCAGGAGGAAGTAGATGGGGAAGAAGCCTTGGGGAAACGGATAGCGGTGCCTTGGCGAGGGGAGGTGCGGGTGGGGGTGGTGGTGGGGGAAGGAGGCAGGCCGAGCCATGCCTTGCGGCACGCCATCGCCTATCTAGACTCGAGGCCCTATTTGCGCCCGGAGGAGATCCTGTTTCTGGAGGAAGCCGCCCGCTACCTCTTTGCTCCCTTGGGCCAGGTGCTTGCCGATTTCCTGCCCCCTTTTCCCGAACTAAGGCACCGGGTGCGCCTCTACCCGGGGGCGGACCCAGCCCTTTTGCCCAAGGGGTTGGAGGGCCTTGTCACCTGGCAGGAGGCTAAGGGATTTGACCCCAAGCTTTTGGATTACCTGCGGGAGGCAGGGGTCTTGCAGGAGGAGGTGGCCTTTAAGGAGGGGAGAAAGGTTCTTGTCCCCCTGGAGAAGCGGCATCCTGACCCTCTTCTGGACGCCGTTTTGCAGGTCCTTTGGACCCTGGGCCAAGCGGAGAGTTTGGCAGCCTTGGCCCGGGCTGCTGGGGTAGGGGTGGGCCGGGTGAAGAGGCTTCTCGCCGAGGGGTATATCGGCTACGGGACTCCTAGGGAGCCTTCCCCTGCGGGCGAGCCCCTAAAGCCCCTCTTCCTTCCGGAAAGGCCCGAAAGGCTCAACGGGGGGAGGCTTGGGGAGAGGATGCGTTTCCTGGCGGGCCTGGTGGCCAAGGGAAGCCACCTGGTGCTCTTTCCCGAGGTAAGCCTTTTGGAACGCTTCCTCCGCCACTTCCCCCAGGCCAGGCCGTACCATGGGGGCCTTTCCCGGGAGGCGCGGGAGGCCCTTTTTCGGCAGCCTGGGGGCTTGATTTTCGCCACCTATGGCGGGCTTCTCCTCCCCTTCACCCCGGATTCCCTGGTGGTGGTGGAAGAGGGAAGCGAAAGCTACAAACTTCCCTCGGGGACTCGCGCCTTTGTGCCTCCCCTGGCGGAGCTCAGGGCGAGGCTTCTGGGAGTGCCCCTCACCTACCTTTCCCTGGTGCCCGCGGTGGAGGTCTTGGAAAAGCCCGGCCTGGCCTTCCCTGTACCCAAGCCAAGGGTTCTCCTGTTGGACTTGAGGAAGGAGAAGGGGTATCCCCTGGTGGGAAGGGCCTGGGCCCTTTTGAGGCAGGTGGAGGAGAAGGGGCGGCAGGCCCTGGTCCTTTCTCCCCGCTTGGGCTATAGCGCCCTCCTCCTCTGCGCCGACTGCGGGTACAAGCCCACCTGCCCCAACTGCGCCCTTCCCTTGCGCTACCACAAGGGGGGCAGGGGGGAGCTGGTCTGCCACCAGTGCGGCCACCGCGAGCCTCCCCCGGTCCTATGCCCGGAGTGCGGTTCCCCCCTCCTCGAGCCCAAGGGACCAGGGCTGGAATGGCTGCAGGAGGAACTAAAGGAGCGCCTTTCCCTACCCGTGTACCGCTACTCCAAAGAGGGGAAGGACGACCTGGGCCCCTTGCTCAAAGGAGAGCCGGGGGTGGTGGTGGGCACCACCGCGTTCCTCCGGGGCCCGGTGCTTCCCGAGCTGGCCTTGGTCCTCCTGCCCTATGCCGATGGCTTCCTCTACGATTCCGATTTCCGCGCCGCCGAGCGGTACCATCGCCTGCTTTGGGCCCTCACCGAGCTGAGGCCGGGGAGAAGGCCCCTTCTGGTCCTGCAGACCTACACGCCCGACCACCCTGTCCACCAGGCGCTTTTGGAGGGAAGCGTGGAGGTCTTTCCCTGGAGGGAAAAAGCCCTGCGGGAGGCCCTGGATTACCCTCCCAAGGTGCGGATGGTGAAGCTGGAGGTGGCCCACCGCAAGGAGGAGCGGGCCCTCGAGGAGGCCTATGGCCTCCTTTCCGCCTTGAAGGGTGTGGCCCGGGAAGGGGAGGTGCTGGGTCCGGCCCCTGCCCCGGTGCCCAGGGTGAAGGGGATGTACGTCTTCCACCTTCTCCTGAAGGGAAGCACGGAGCGGCTTAGGGAGCTTCTTTCCCACCTGGACCGCCGTCGCTTTAAGCTGGACCCCGATCCCCACCGCTTTGTGGGGCTTTTGGAGGATTAG
- a CDS encoding DUF5639 domain-containing protein encodes MELHAADQYLVAPGEAGLLSVYERLSGTRLYPPFPPVELPGGVGGLLERGGFGQTFFFPAEVLGLTFKTPKGRVVRAGGVVVKNVQGYDLVRPFVGSFGLLGKALEVVFRLRPGQASVFLKRPFTGEFPELTPHPRFLFALLEGGRWWLYAFHFGHEKEVARFQEAFGGEEAGPLDLRPLFPQGMGVGEGPLRDLRFSWTDGGRAPEPPEIFRKLAEAL; translated from the coding sequence ATGGAACTCCACGCCGCCGATCAGTACCTGGTGGCCCCTGGGGAGGCCGGGCTTCTTTCCGTCTACGAAAGGCTTTCCGGCACCCGGCTCTATCCCCCTTTCCCCCCTGTGGAGCTCCCTGGAGGGGTGGGGGGGCTTTTGGAACGGGGGGGCTTTGGCCAAACCTTCTTCTTTCCGGCGGAGGTCCTGGGCCTGACCTTTAAGACCCCCAAGGGAAGGGTGGTGCGGGCCGGGGGGGTGGTGGTGAAGAACGTGCAGGGTTACGACCTGGTGCGGCCCTTTGTGGGGAGTTTTGGCCTGTTAGGAAAGGCCCTCGAGGTGGTCTTTCGCCTGAGGCCGGGGCAGGCCTCCGTCTTTCTAAAGAGGCCCTTCACCGGAGAATTTCCCGAGCTTACCCCCCATCCCCGCTTCCTCTTTGCCCTCCTGGAGGGAGGGAGGTGGTGGCTTTACGCCTTTCACTTCGGCCACGAGAAGGAGGTGGCCCGCTTCCAAGAGGCCTTCGGCGGGGAGGAGGCCGGACCCCTGGACCTGCGGCCCCTCTTCCCCCAGGGGATGGGGGTGGGGGAGGGTCCTCTCAGGGACCTTCGCTTCTCCTGGACGGATGGGGGCAGGGCCCCGGAGCCACCAGAGATCTTCCGGAAACTCGCAGAAGCTTTATAA
- the pheS gene encoding phenylalanine--tRNA ligase subunit alpha, with amino-acid sequence MQELEQEALAAIREARDLEALKTLKARYLGKKGLLTQEMKALASLPLEERKAKGQALNALKEAIERALEEREKALVEEELRRTLERERQDVSLPGVQVFTGGLHPITLMERELVEIFRSLGYQAVEGPEVESEFFNFDALNIPEHHPARDMWDTFWLEGEEHSLPGPLGEEVRGRLLLRTHTSPMQVRYMVAHTPPFRIVVPGRVFRFEQTDATHEAVFHQLEGLVVGEGITMAHLKGAIYELAQALYGPESRVRFQPVYFPFVEPGAQFAIWWPEGRKWLELGGAGMVHPKVFQAVDEYRKALGLPPAYQGVTGFAFGLGIERLAMLRYNIPDIRYFFGGRLKFLEQFRGIL; translated from the coding sequence ATGCAGGAGCTCGAGCAAGAAGCCCTAGCCGCCATCCGAGAAGCCCGGGACCTCGAGGCCTTAAAAACCCTGAAGGCCCGCTACCTGGGCAAAAAGGGCCTCCTCACCCAGGAGATGAAGGCCCTTGCCAGCCTTCCCCTCGAGGAAAGGAAAGCGAAGGGCCAGGCCCTAAACGCCCTCAAGGAGGCCATCGAACGGGCCCTGGAGGAGCGGGAAAAAGCCCTGGTGGAAGAGGAGCTGAGAAGGACCCTGGAAAGGGAGCGCCAAGATGTTTCCCTACCAGGGGTGCAGGTTTTCACGGGGGGACTCCACCCCATCACCCTCATGGAGCGGGAGCTGGTGGAGATCTTCCGCTCCCTGGGCTACCAGGCGGTGGAAGGCCCCGAGGTGGAAAGCGAGTTCTTCAACTTTGACGCCCTGAACATCCCCGAGCACCACCCGGCCCGGGACATGTGGGACACCTTCTGGCTGGAAGGGGAGGAGCATAGCCTTCCTGGCCCCTTGGGAGAAGAGGTGAGGGGAAGGCTCCTTCTTCGCACCCACACCTCCCCCATGCAGGTGCGCTACATGGTGGCTCACACCCCTCCCTTCCGCATCGTGGTGCCGGGGCGGGTTTTCCGCTTTGAGCAGACGGACGCCACCCACGAGGCGGTCTTCCACCAGCTGGAAGGCCTGGTGGTGGGGGAAGGGATCACCATGGCCCATCTGAAGGGAGCCATCTACGAGCTGGCCCAGGCCCTTTACGGCCCCGAGTCCCGGGTGCGCTTCCAGCCCGTGTACTTTCCCTTCGTGGAACCCGGGGCCCAGTTCGCCATCTGGTGGCCCGAGGGAAGGAAATGGCTGGAGCTGGGAGGGGCCGGGATGGTCCACCCCAAGGTCTTCCAGGCGGTGGACGAGTACCGAAAAGCCCTGGGCCTTCCCCCCGCTTACCAGGGGGTCACAGGCTTCGCCTTTGGGCTCGGAATCGAACGCCTGGCCATGCTCCGCTACAACATCCCCGACATCCGCTACTTCTTCGGGGGAAGGCTTAAGTTCCTGGAGCAGTTCCGGGGGATTCTATGA
- the pfkA gene encoding 6-phosphofructokinase, whose product MKRIGVFTSGGDAPGMNAAIRAVVRQAYALGLEVIGIRRGYAGMILGEMVPLGVRDVANILQRGGTVLLTARSQEFLTEEGRAKAAEKLKAAGIEGLVAIGGDGTFRGAMRLLEEHKVPVVGVPGTIDNDLYGTDYTIGFDTAVNTALEAIDRIRDTAASHERVFFIEVMGRDSGFIALDVGLAGGAEVIAVPEEPVDPRAIAEGLLESLRRGKSSSIVVVAEGAYPGGAAGLLAAIREHVPVEARVTVLGHIQRGGSPTAKDRILASRLGAAAVEALAGGTSGVMVGEVEGEVELTPLKEAVERKKDINRSLLALSRILAL is encoded by the coding sequence ATGAAGCGCATAGGGGTGTTTACTTCCGGCGGCGACGCCCCGGGGATGAATGCGGCCATCAGGGCGGTGGTGCGCCAGGCCTATGCCTTGGGCCTCGAGGTGATCGGCATCCGCCGGGGCTATGCGGGCATGATCCTGGGGGAGATGGTGCCCTTGGGGGTGCGGGATGTGGCCAACATCCTTCAGCGGGGGGGAACCGTCCTCCTCACCGCAAGAAGCCAGGAGTTCCTCACGGAAGAGGGCCGGGCCAAGGCGGCGGAGAAGCTCAAAGCGGCGGGCATCGAGGGCCTGGTGGCCATCGGAGGGGACGGTACCTTTCGCGGGGCCATGCGGCTTTTGGAGGAGCATAAGGTCCCCGTGGTGGGGGTGCCCGGCACCATCGACAACGACCTTTACGGCACCGATTACACCATTGGCTTTGACACCGCGGTGAACACGGCCCTCGAGGCCATAGACCGCATCCGGGACACCGCAGCCAGCCACGAGCGGGTCTTCTTCATCGAGGTCATGGGGCGGGACTCCGGGTTCATCGCCCTGGATGTGGGGCTGGCTGGGGGGGCCGAGGTGATCGCCGTGCCCGAGGAACCCGTGGACCCCAGGGCCATCGCCGAGGGGCTTCTGGAATCCCTGCGCCGGGGCAAGTCCAGCTCCATCGTGGTGGTGGCGGAAGGGGCCTATCCCGGAGGGGCGGCGGGGCTTCTTGCCGCCATAAGGGAGCACGTGCCGGTGGAGGCCCGGGTCACGGTCCTGGGCCACATCCAGCGGGGCGGGAGCCCCACGGCCAAGGACCGCATCCTGGCAAGCCGCCTAGGGGCGGCAGCGGTGGAGGCCCTGGCTGGGGGGACCAGCGGGGTCATGGTGGGGGAGGTGGAGGGGGAGGTGGAGCTCACCCCCCTCAAGGAGGCGGTGGAGCGTAAGAAGGACATCAACCGCTCCCTTCTGGCCCTGTCGCGGATTCTGGCCCTCTAG
- the pheT gene encoding phenylalanine--tRNA ligase subunit beta yields the protein MRVPFSWLKSYVPELESPEVLEERLAGLGFETDRMERIFQIPGGVVFARVLEAHPIPGTGLKRLVLDAGKVVEVVSGAGNARAGIGVALALPGTEVRGLAIGERTIQGVVSHGMALSPKELGVGEYGGGLLEFPPDTLPPGTPLAEAWPEEEVLDIEVTPNRPDALGILGLAFDLHALGYSLVLPEVRLETEKVPLPFSLRVEDPHGAPHFTLSYAFGLQVGPSPLWLQRILFACGMRPISNVVDITNYVMLERAQPMHAFDLRFVGEGILVRRAKPGEKLVTLDGVERELHPEDLVIAGYRGEESFPIGLAGVMGGAESEVKEDTRAIVLEVAQFDPVSIRKTARRHGLRTEASYRFERGVDPLGQVPAAQRALSLLQTLAGARVAETILEEGTPQAPKPIPFRPAYANQLLGTQYPEEVQLAILRRLGCRVEGEGPYRITPPSRRLDLELEEDLVEEIARIQGYESIPLDLPAFFPAPDNRGVEKPYQRERRLRELLSGLGFQEVYTYSFMDPEEASLFRLPPPPWRLKNPLSPEKAALRTHLFPGLLRLLKENLALDRPERALLFEVGRVFGREGAWVREETHLAGLLFGEGLGLPHGKKLSGYPLLKGLLEAFLNRLGLDLRVEAHPYPFLHPGVSGKVRVAGEEKGFLGQVHPEILKALELPPVYIFELHLPLPEKPFRFQDPSRYPLALRDLAVVVPEATPYGEVEALLRQAAGPYLESLRLFDLYQGPPLRVGEKSLAFHLRFRHPERTLKDEEVEEAMARLLTALRSRGWDIRG from the coding sequence ATGAGGGTGCCTTTCTCCTGGCTAAAAAGCTACGTGCCCGAGTTGGAAAGCCCCGAGGTCCTGGAGGAGCGGCTCGCCGGTCTCGGCTTTGAGACCGACCGCATGGAAAGGATCTTCCAGATACCCGGCGGCGTGGTCTTCGCCCGGGTCCTCGAGGCCCACCCCATCCCCGGCACCGGCCTGAAACGCCTGGTTCTGGATGCAGGAAAGGTGGTGGAGGTGGTCTCGGGAGCGGGAAACGCCCGGGCGGGAATCGGGGTGGCCCTGGCCCTTCCCGGCACGGAGGTAAGAGGCCTAGCCATCGGGGAAAGAACCATCCAGGGGGTGGTCTCCCACGGCATGGCCCTATCGCCTAAGGAACTCGGGGTAGGGGAATACGGCGGTGGGCTTCTGGAGTTCCCTCCCGATACCCTTCCTCCCGGCACCCCCCTGGCCGAGGCCTGGCCGGAGGAGGAGGTGCTGGACATAGAGGTCACCCCCAACCGCCCGGATGCCCTGGGGATCCTGGGCTTGGCCTTTGACCTTCACGCCTTGGGCTACAGCCTGGTCCTGCCCGAAGTGCGGCTGGAAACGGAGAAGGTACCCCTACCCTTTAGCCTCCGGGTGGAAGATCCTCACGGGGCCCCTCACTTCACCCTTTCCTACGCCTTTGGCCTCCAGGTGGGGCCGAGCCCTCTTTGGCTCCAACGCATCCTTTTCGCCTGCGGGATGAGGCCCATAAGCAACGTGGTGGACATCACCAACTACGTGATGCTGGAACGGGCCCAGCCCATGCACGCCTTTGACCTCCGCTTCGTGGGGGAGGGTATCCTGGTGCGCCGGGCCAAACCCGGGGAAAAGCTCGTCACCCTGGATGGCGTGGAAAGGGAACTCCACCCGGAGGACCTGGTGATCGCGGGTTACCGGGGAGAGGAAAGTTTCCCCATCGGCCTCGCCGGGGTCATGGGGGGCGCCGAAAGCGAGGTGAAGGAGGACACTCGGGCCATCGTTCTCGAGGTGGCCCAGTTTGACCCCGTTTCCATCCGCAAAACCGCCAGGCGGCATGGCCTCCGCACCGAAGCCAGCTACCGCTTCGAGCGAGGGGTGGACCCCTTGGGCCAGGTACCCGCAGCCCAAAGGGCCCTAAGCCTCCTCCAGACCCTGGCAGGGGCCCGGGTGGCGGAGACCATCCTGGAGGAAGGAACTCCCCAGGCACCCAAGCCCATTCCCTTCCGCCCTGCGTACGCCAACCAGCTCCTCGGCACCCAGTACCCGGAGGAGGTACAGCTTGCCATCCTAAGGCGCCTGGGCTGCCGGGTAGAGGGGGAAGGTCCCTATCGGATCACACCCCCTAGCCGCCGCCTGGACCTCGAGCTGGAAGAGGACCTGGTGGAGGAAATCGCCCGAATCCAGGGCTACGAAAGCATTCCCCTGGACCTTCCTGCCTTCTTCCCCGCCCCCGACAACCGGGGAGTGGAGAAGCCCTACCAAAGGGAGCGCCGCCTGCGGGAACTCCTTTCGGGCCTTGGCTTCCAGGAGGTTTACACCTATAGCTTCATGGACCCCGAGGAGGCTTCCCTCTTCCGCCTGCCCCCGCCCCCCTGGCGCCTCAAAAATCCCTTGAGTCCCGAAAAGGCTGCCCTGAGGACCCACCTCTTCCCCGGCCTCCTCAGGCTCCTCAAGGAAAACCTGGCCCTGGACCGCCCGGAAAGAGCTCTTCTCTTTGAGGTGGGCAGGGTTTTCGGGCGAGAGGGGGCTTGGGTGAGGGAGGAAACCCATCTGGCAGGCCTCCTCTTCGGGGAAGGCCTGGGGCTTCCCCATGGAAAGAAGCTTTCCGGCTACCCCCTCCTCAAGGGGCTTCTGGAGGCCTTTTTGAACCGGCTGGGCCTGGACCTGAGGGTGGAGGCCCATCCCTACCCCTTCCTCCATCCCGGCGTTTCGGGAAAGGTGCGGGTGGCCGGGGAGGAAAAGGGATTCCTGGGCCAGGTGCACCCGGAGATCCTCAAGGCCCTCGAGCTTCCCCCGGTCTATATCTTTGAGCTTCACCTCCCCCTTCCCGAAAAACCCTTCCGCTTCCAAGACCCCTCCCGCTACCCCTTAGCCCTCAGGGACCTGGCGGTGGTGGTTCCCGAGGCCACGCCCTACGGGGAGGTGGAGGCCCTCCTTCGCCAGGCAGCGGGACCCTACCTGGAAAGCCTACGGCTATTTGACCTCTACCAGGGCCCACCCCTTAGGGTTGGGGAGAAGAGCCTGGCCTTCCACCTGCGCTTCCGCCACCCCGAGCGCACCCTCAAGGACGAGGAGGTGGAGGAGGCCATGGCCCGCCTCCTGACGGCTTTAAGAAGCCGGGGCTGGGATATCCGGGGCTAG
- a CDS encoding DUF3208 domain-containing protein: MQAVRLFQGYLWYPRELALDLKTLLPQEVEGARLLLDEVPPPAPFFEDGTPTHTQRFYQVTLLLLTEEPPEALKPLTETLAPILRGMLEGLPKEVGWLLLEDLRPL, from the coding sequence GTGCAAGCGGTGCGCCTGTTCCAGGGCTACCTTTGGTACCCCAGGGAGCTTGCCTTGGACCTGAAAACCCTGCTTCCCCAGGAGGTGGAGGGAGCCAGGCTTCTCCTGGACGAGGTGCCGCCCCCCGCGCCCTTCTTTGAGGACGGTACCCCCACCCACACCCAGCGTTTTTACCAGGTTACCCTTCTTCTCCTCACCGAGGAACCTCCCGAGGCCTTGAAGCCCCTGACGGAAACCCTGGCCCCCATCCTTCGGGGGATGCTGGAGGGGCTTCCCAAGGAGGTGGGGTGGCTTCTTCTGGAGGATTTGCGTCCCCTCTAG
- a CDS encoding restriction endonuclease, which produces MPLDGEVLMPIPDYQTLMKPLLLKLADGQIHSMTNLIQKLADEFKLTEEERAARIASGRRTVFENRVWWARTYLKKAGLIQSPERGRVSITERGKEVLRENPDRIDNDYLMRFPEFKDFRKRTKVDPVDPPEEQIDRALEQLRSAVTGELLERIRNLSPSAFERLVLDLLLKMGYGGPQLEAGELTGGSGDEGIDGVIRQDPLGLDTIYLQAKRWSQSVGRPEIQKFVGALAGKKAKKGVFLTTSEFTKDARDYAKGLSEKVVLLDGRDLAQLMYEYGLGVSVVRTLEIKRVDTDYFSDLSGEGE; this is translated from the coding sequence ATGCCCTTAGACGGGGAGGTCCTCATGCCTATACCTGATTACCAAACTTTGATGAAGCCCCTACTGCTAAAGCTTGCGGATGGGCAAATCCACTCCATGACGAACCTCATTCAAAAACTAGCTGACGAGTTTAAGCTTACAGAGGAAGAGCGCGCGGCTAGAATTGCAAGCGGTAGGCGAACCGTGTTTGAAAACCGGGTGTGGTGGGCACGAACCTATTTGAAAAAGGCCGGGCTAATACAGAGCCCCGAACGGGGTCGGGTAAGCATCACCGAGCGTGGTAAGGAAGTTCTTAGAGAAAATCCCGACCGAATAGACAACGATTATCTCATGCGGTTTCCAGAATTTAAAGATTTCAGGAAAAGGACGAAGGTTGATCCCGTTGATCCCCCAGAAGAGCAAATAGATAGAGCTCTTGAACAGCTCCGCTCCGCGGTAACAGGGGAGTTACTGGAAAGGATAAGGAACTTATCCCCCAGCGCCTTCGAAAGGCTCGTTTTGGATCTGCTGCTAAAAATGGGCTATGGTGGCCCCCAGTTGGAAGCGGGTGAACTAACCGGGGGTAGTGGCGACGAAGGCATCGATGGAGTTATTCGCCAAGATCCCCTGGGGCTGGACACCATTTACCTGCAGGCAAAGCGCTGGTCCCAGAGTGTGGGTCGGCCAGAGATCCAGAAGTTTGTCGGCGCCTTGGCGGGGAAGAAGGCAAAAAAGGGGGTTTTTCTTACCACGTCAGAGTTCACCAAGGATGCCCGCGATTATGCAAAGGGGCTCAGTGAAAAGGTTGTGTTGCTAGATGGTAGAGACTTAGCCCAGCTTATGTACGAATATGGGCTCGGGGTTTCCGTAGTCCGTACCTTGGAGATCAAGCGGGTGGACACGGACTATTTCTCCGACCTGTCTGGTGAAGGAGAGTAG
- a CDS encoding MFS transporter gives MRWAVVLSGVALYSALYAVVPLLPLLEKLFAAPPGAAGPGMGLPLLLLVLLSPWVPRLGLPAGTLLGGGLLLVGLGGVLGAFSPSLLLWTLCRILQGVGAALVPTLAIALIPLLFPQKAWEMAGVYMAGNVLGGGMGRVLAGLLAEIVGVREALFLLSLPAFLLGLLLIRAPAGLPTLGRPQYDLSAFPLYLAGSILLFLNLFLANLLPYRLLELGFRPGEVGLVYLAYLFGIPGSALSGLLARRFGAVATFRLAFSLVLLALGLLLLPPPGLVLGFVLLMAALFTAQSLASGAAGRRGAGVSGTYVAAFYLGGTLAGLLYPFFLHSFPLAVAVGMALALLALFLAPVR, from the coding sequence ATGCGGTGGGCGGTGGTGCTCTCTGGGGTAGCCCTTTACAGCGCCCTCTACGCGGTGGTGCCCCTGCTTCCCCTTTTGGAAAAGCTCTTCGCTGCCCCTCCGGGGGCTGCGGGTCCAGGCATGGGCCTGCCCCTTTTGCTTCTGGTGCTCCTTTCCCCCTGGGTACCCCGCCTGGGCCTGCCGGCAGGCACCCTGTTGGGCGGGGGCCTTCTTTTGGTGGGCCTAGGGGGGGTGCTCGGGGCCTTTAGTCCAAGCCTTCTCCTCTGGACCCTTTGCCGCATCCTCCAGGGGGTTGGGGCTGCCCTCGTACCCACCTTGGCCATCGCCCTCATTCCCCTTCTCTTCCCCCAAAAGGCCTGGGAGATGGCCGGGGTATACATGGCGGGGAATGTTCTAGGCGGGGGCATGGGCCGGGTGCTGGCAGGGCTTTTGGCGGAAATCGTCGGGGTGAGGGAGGCCCTCTTCCTCCTCTCCCTACCCGCTTTTCTCCTGGGTCTTCTCCTCATCCGGGCTCCTGCAGGGCTTCCCACCCTGGGTAGGCCGCAATACGACCTTTCCGCCTTTCCCTTGTACCTGGCGGGTTCCATCCTCCTTTTCCTGAACCTCTTCCTGGCCAACCTCCTCCCCTACCGCCTTCTGGAGCTGGGCTTCCGCCCAGGCGAGGTGGGGCTCGTGTACCTGGCCTACCTCTTCGGCATCCCGGGAAGCGCCCTTTCGGGGCTTCTGGCCCGCCGGTTCGGGGCGGTGGCCACCTTTCGCCTGGCCTTCTCCCTGGTCCTCCTCGCCCTGGGGCTGTTGCTCCTCCCACCCCCAGGCCTGGTTCTGGGATTCGTGCTCCTGATGGCCGCCCTCTTCACCGCTCAAAGCCTGGCCTCAGGAGCTGCAGGAAGAAGGGGAGCGGGGGTAAGCGGCACCTACGTGGCCGCCTTCTACCTGGGGGGCACCCTGGCAGGGCTTCTTTATCCCTTCTTCCTCCATAGCTTCCCCCTGGCGGTGGCGGTGGGCATGGCCCTGGCCCTTCTGGCCCTCTTCCTGGCCCCCGTCAGGTAG